A window of the Butyricimonas virosa genome harbors these coding sequences:
- a CDS encoding RagB/SusD family nutrient uptake outer membrane protein has translation MRKIIYILLFPLLWGCDSILDVEPENAITFTNFFKTEEDFNAMVFQMEGFFRYKQFENEVMAYRGFLADQVNSSYYEDQRMLNQTSLLNSFSNSWKNHYDLIYVANVILDNLYRAEGVPQDKLDFYAGQAYFVKGFVYFDLARKWGDAVITKNSTDMGVYDKSSMLDVLDEAIKNTSEGYKLLPKYEDMPLLGVNTWVSKQYGCKGSCAALLAHLYAWKGSMIELCGMEGDAKKCYEESIEWSTLLIEKKVGFYELERTSEDVCTKAMKGMGASLENILEFELDRFNDYPMAYFPGKSYMTWPVRGTETPGSVVTKTFVIKAETVKNLYENRDDRRDEYFYKLDSMSHDTMYKVNQGYAYVYKWREVVYENVSWSPTPQVAYVDANYSYWRLADIYLLRAECYAKLNDDLAKADLNKIRDRANATPYPAPGESDIQLAIFKERERELLFEGHRYFDIIRNGLEYIHTYMDGNYKTLDQQDVKEGALFLPLYTDAFTLNDLIRQNIYWSRFE, from the coding sequence ATGAGGAAAATAATATATATACTACTTTTCCCATTGTTATGGGGATGCGATAGCATTTTAGATGTGGAGCCGGAGAATGCCATTACTTTCACGAATTTCTTTAAAACAGAGGAGGATTTTAATGCGATGGTTTTTCAGATGGAGGGCTTTTTCCGATATAAGCAATTTGAAAATGAAGTGATGGCTTACCGGGGTTTTTTGGCTGACCAAGTGAATAGTTCTTATTATGAGGATCAACGGATGTTGAATCAAACATCGTTATTGAATTCATTTTCTAATAGCTGGAAAAATCATTACGACTTGATTTACGTGGCAAACGTGATTCTGGATAATTTATATCGGGCAGAGGGTGTTCCGCAAGATAAGTTGGATTTTTATGCGGGACAGGCTTATTTCGTGAAAGGATTCGTTTATTTTGATCTGGCGAGAAAGTGGGGGGATGCCGTTATCACGAAAAATAGTACTGATATGGGAGTGTATGATAAGAGTTCAATGCTGGATGTGTTGGATGAAGCTATAAAAAACACCTCGGAAGGATATAAATTGTTGCCGAAGTACGAGGATATGCCTCTTTTAGGTGTGAATACGTGGGTGTCGAAACAGTATGGTTGTAAGGGTAGTTGTGCGGCTCTCTTGGCTCATTTGTACGCTTGGAAGGGGAGTATGATCGAGTTGTGCGGTATGGAAGGAGATGCGAAAAAATGTTACGAAGAGTCGATAGAATGGTCTACACTTTTGATAGAAAAGAAAGTGGGATTTTATGAACTGGAACGTACTAGCGAGGATGTGTGTACCAAAGCTATGAAGGGAATGGGAGCTAGTCTGGAGAATATTCTAGAGTTTGAGTTAGATCGTTTCAATGATTACCCGATGGCGTACTTCCCGGGAAAGTCATATATGACTTGGCCAGTGAGGGGTACGGAAACTCCGGGATCTGTGGTGACAAAAACTTTTGTAATCAAGGCCGAGACGGTTAAAAATCTTTACGAGAACAGGGATGACCGAAGAGATGAATATTTCTATAAGCTGGATTCAATGTCGCATGATACGATGTATAAAGTGAATCAAGGATATGCTTATGTATATAAATGGCGAGAGGTGGTTTACGAAAATGTGTCGTGGAGTCCTACTCCACAGGTTGCATACGTTGATGCGAATTATAGCTATTGGCGATTAGCAGATATTTATTTGTTGAGAGCTGAATGTTATGCGAAATTGAATGATGATTTGGCAAAAGCGGATTTGAATAAGATTCGTGATCGGGCTAACGCAACACCTTATCCTGCCCCGGGAGAGAGTGATATTCAACTGGCAATCTTTAAAGAACGAGAGCGAGAACTGCTGTTTGAAGGGCATCGATATTTCGATATTATACGGAAC
- a CDS encoding TonB-dependent receptor, with amino-acid sequence MKKNFWTWLLHDKKRRKSSICMKVCLCIAVFLACGAFRSVYAQTEKLTLKRENASMLDIIFAVEKQSKMTFVYSMDAVNKIGKITIDVKDVLIDSVMNICLRKTDYTYTFEKNVVVIKKKAAEEVKGSTAVTPKKRVITGTITDKQKGKLPGVSVYVKGTTVGVVTDVNGVYKLELPATAKALLFSFVGMKTKEVELKDQTTINVVLEEEISDLDEVTVVAYGERKKRELIGAVSYVKAKDLEEVPSASLENLLQGHMAGVEVSNISGSPGGGGTRINIRGYNSLLSESQTDGTPLYVIDGVPVHSFTSPVTGTNTLAEIDPSTIESVEVLKDAASAALYGSRASNGVILITTKQGKTGRGKFSANVSYSYSILPETPTQTGGHLERIANLNKFRNLRAAYGSWQTGIYKMPESYRDAYHQNGAYDYFWNNGYPLTEYHIATAKPLQDSLNPFYNNSTNWWKYCFDAGKILNANLQASGGTETIKYMVGAGWYDETGIMLGSNFKRANILTNLNVVPRANLNIDARLYLAYTDRSRGAANTSFTNASKIEGLTVDPKSNLSILPGSGEIEKETLKQLNESSEKNITYRIRASLAVAYEFVKGLKLSSSLSMDFSEGKRNSFIPSYLDAVNNLSISTGSISSGTLFSNENLLVYNKSIRNNHNMEILLGLSYLREAKDQFSGSGKGSPSDKIHYVLDGFPTTYEEYGSVKSLQAYRSNFEEKIMLSYFGRAVYNYKKKYLFEFTLRRDGSSVFGEDVRWATFPSVAVGWAFSEEPFFKKWWLSYAKIRASWGTSGQQFRDAYLAHGTLEFANTFLGNAGVLPSQIVNKNLTWEESDQYDIGLDVDLFDYRLKFKLDYYYKYSKSLLFNISLPGNYYYHETAWQNAMEISNEGIELELNYDILRNTEVKWRGKFNISRNWNRFEKSYTDMDMVNGNGQLVLGRPIYGLYIYKDLGIIESEKDIPAYYDQQGNKNTLHSMNKSYPYSVGTRMIQDMNQDGRIDDEDRYYAGSTLPVAYGGWANEIMWNGFDLNVLFTYSLGRKIINLYKISSLQGNSRTSTIFVDYANTTFWEKPGDKADYPVITSSERGYIGQFGGDVSSNIEKVHYLRLKQLTLGYNFPKEWMKRINLEGCRLFFTAENLFLLTNYSGVDPEVVDPFTGYDNFLNYPLARKLTLGLTVRF; translated from the coding sequence ATGAAAAAAAACTTTTGGACGTGGCTCCTGCACGATAAAAAAAGGAGAAAAAGTTCTATATGCATGAAGGTTTGCTTGTGTATAGCAGTTTTTCTAGCTTGTGGAGCATTTCGAAGTGTGTATGCACAAACGGAAAAATTGACGCTGAAAAGGGAAAATGCTTCGATGCTAGACATCATTTTTGCTGTGGAGAAACAAAGCAAAATGACATTCGTGTATAGTATGGATGCCGTGAACAAAATTGGTAAGATCACGATTGACGTAAAGGACGTGTTGATTGATAGCGTGATGAATATTTGTTTACGGAAGACGGATTACACGTACACTTTCGAAAAGAATGTGGTGGTCATTAAGAAAAAAGCCGCAGAGGAAGTAAAAGGTTCTACGGCTGTGACTCCGAAAAAGAGAGTGATCACGGGAACGATCACGGATAAGCAAAAGGGAAAGCTTCCCGGGGTGTCGGTTTACGTGAAGGGAACTACTGTCGGTGTCGTGACCGACGTGAATGGCGTGTATAAATTGGAGCTTCCTGCAACAGCCAAAGCGTTGTTGTTTTCTTTCGTGGGGATGAAAACGAAAGAGGTTGAATTGAAGGATCAGACGACGATCAATGTCGTTCTGGAAGAGGAAATCTCCGATTTGGATGAGGTGACCGTGGTGGCTTACGGGGAACGAAAAAAAAGAGAATTGATTGGGGCTGTTTCATACGTGAAAGCTAAGGATCTGGAAGAGGTCCCTTCTGCCAGTCTTGAGAATTTGTTACAAGGACACATGGCTGGAGTCGAGGTATCAAATATTTCCGGTTCTCCCGGTGGTGGTGGAACCCGTATCAATATTCGCGGTTATAATTCCTTGTTGTCAGAATCGCAGACGGATGGAACTCCTTTGTACGTGATTGACGGTGTACCCGTTCATTCATTTACTTCTCCGGTGACAGGAACGAACACGTTGGCCGAGATCGATCCCTCTACCATTGAATCTGTTGAGGTGCTGAAAGATGCAGCATCGGCAGCGTTGTATGGCTCAAGGGCAAGTAATGGAGTAATCCTAATCACCACGAAACAAGGGAAAACCGGTCGAGGTAAATTCTCTGCGAATGTTTCTTATTCGTATTCTATTTTACCTGAAACTCCGACTCAGACGGGAGGACATTTGGAAAGGATTGCAAATCTTAATAAATTTAGGAATTTGCGTGCAGCTTACGGAAGTTGGCAAACGGGAATATATAAGATGCCTGAATCTTACCGTGATGCCTATCACCAAAATGGAGCGTATGATTATTTTTGGAATAACGGTTATCCTTTAACGGAATATCATATTGCTACTGCGAAACCTTTGCAGGATAGTTTGAATCCATTTTACAACAACTCGACGAATTGGTGGAAATATTGTTTCGATGCGGGGAAGATCTTGAATGCGAATCTTCAGGCTTCCGGGGGAACGGAAACGATAAAGTATATGGTAGGGGCAGGATGGTATGACGAAACAGGAATCATGTTGGGAAGTAATTTTAAGAGAGCCAATATCTTGACGAACCTGAATGTTGTTCCTCGTGCAAATTTGAATATTGATGCCCGTTTGTATCTAGCTTATACGGATCGAAGCCGGGGGGCTGCAAATACTTCTTTTACAAATGCAAGTAAGATAGAGGGGTTGACTGTCGATCCGAAATCAAATTTATCTATTTTGCCGGGTTCCGGGGAAATTGAGAAGGAGACCTTGAAACAGTTGAATGAGTCTTCCGAGAAAAATATTACTTACCGGATCCGGGCGAGTCTGGCCGTTGCGTACGAGTTCGTGAAAGGATTGAAATTGTCTTCTAGTTTATCCATGGATTTCTCTGAAGGGAAACGAAACTCATTTATTCCCAGTTATCTAGATGCGGTGAATAATTTGAGTATATCAACGGGAAGCATTAGTAGTGGAACGCTATTCTCCAATGAGAACCTACTTGTTTATAATAAGTCGATTCGGAATAATCATAACATGGAAATTCTGTTGGGTTTGTCTTATCTGCGAGAGGCAAAAGACCAGTTTAGTGGAAGTGGAAAGGGATCTCCGAGTGATAAGATTCATTATGTGTTGGATGGATTCCCGACGACGTATGAGGAATATGGAAGTGTTAAATCCTTACAGGCCTATCGTTCCAATTTTGAAGAGAAGATCATGTTAAGCTATTTTGGACGTGCTGTTTATAACTATAAAAAGAAGTACTTGTTCGAGTTCACGTTGAGAAGAGACGGGTCGTCCGTGTTCGGGGAAGATGTGCGTTGGGCCACGTTTCCATCGGTCGCTGTCGGTTGGGCTTTCTCTGAGGAACCGTTTTTCAAGAAATGGTGGTTAAGCTATGCAAAAATACGGGCATCGTGGGGAACTTCCGGACAACAATTCCGAGATGCCTATCTGGCACATGGAACCTTGGAATTTGCAAATACCTTCTTGGGAAATGCAGGGGTACTACCTTCTCAGATTGTTAATAAAAATTTGACTTGGGAGGAATCAGACCAGTATGATATTGGTTTGGATGTTGATCTTTTTGATTATCGTTTGAAATTCAAGTTGGATTACTATTATAAATATTCGAAGTCTCTGTTATTCAATATTTCCTTGCCGGGTAATTATTATTATCATGAAACCGCATGGCAGAACGCTATGGAGATTTCTAATGAAGGAATCGAATTGGAGTTAAACTATGATATTTTGCGTAATACGGAAGTGAAGTGGCGGGGGAAATTTAATATTTCAAGGAACTGGAACCGTTTTGAGAAGTCGTACACGGATATGGATATGGTGAACGGAAACGGACAGTTGGTTCTTGGGCGTCCTATCTACGGGCTTTATATTTATAAAGATTTGGGAATAATTGAGTCTGAAAAGGATATCCCGGCTTATTATGACCAGCAAGGAAATAAGAATACGTTACATTCTATGAATAAGAGTTATCCTTATTCCGTGGGAACCCGGATGATTCAGGATATGAATCAAGATGGAAGAATCGATGATGAGGATCGATATTATGCAGGATCTACCTTGCCGGTTGCTTACGGGGGATGGGCAAACGAGATTATGTGGAACGGTTTCGATTTGAATGTATTGTTTACCTATTCTCTCGGTCGGAAAATTATCAATTTGTACAAGATTTCTTCCTTGCAAGGTAATTCAAGAACAAGTACGATTTTTGTAGATTATGCAAACACGACATTTTGGGAAAAGCCGGGAGATAAGGCGGATTATCCAGTTATCACTTCCAGTGAACGAGGCTACATTGGACAGTTTGGCGGAGATGTCTCTTCCAATATAGAGAAGGTGCATTATTTACGTTTGAAACAATTGACTCTTGGGTATAATTTCCCGAAAGAGTGGATGAAGAGAATTAATCTTGAAGGATGTCGTTTGTTTTTTACGGCAGAGAATTTGTTCTTGTTGACGAATTATTCCGGTGTGGACCCGGAAGTTGTGGACCCCTTTACTGGGTATGATAATTTCCTAAATTATCCTCTTGCCCGGAAATTAACGTTAGGATTAACTGTAAGATTTTAG
- a CDS encoding FecR family protein, translating into MEKYKKSIKLAERITRYLKGDLSEAEMLVLKKSLKESSDGEQLLTKIRDQKNIAAKQVLYDSFDAKKNWEQIRKATGRKVHRRIYRMSWYAAILILPLMVAIPVWYVDRVKEMERPQYIVDAYFERHKTILELPGGQIVDLDTVKNIAKELNEFGVILEEGKGLNYSGIDSIVDNKVEYHRIVVPRGGEYNLKLADGTDVWMFADSEIRFPTRFKGNKREVYLEGEAYFDVHHDPVHPFYVKTKSLDVKVLGTSFNVKAYRNASIVETSLVEGVVSVKDNVLRPDMQATYHEESGDFSYRKIKGENYRLRKEQMFVFEEERLDDILQEMARWYDFEVFYRNPEMAEKRFGFKLEKYEHVDSLLKILELTGEVKFEMNGKTLIVKGVG; encoded by the coding sequence ATGGAAAAATATAAAAAGTCAATAAAATTAGCGGAACGAATTACTCGATACTTGAAAGGAGATCTTTCGGAAGCGGAGATGTTAGTGTTGAAAAAGAGCTTGAAGGAATCTTCGGACGGGGAACAACTTTTGACAAAAATCAGAGATCAAAAGAACATAGCGGCTAAACAAGTCCTTTACGACTCGTTTGATGCGAAAAAAAATTGGGAGCAAATTCGAAAGGCAACCGGAAGAAAAGTCCACAGGCGAATTTACCGTATGTCTTGGTATGCGGCAATACTGATATTGCCTTTGATGGTGGCTATTCCTGTTTGGTATGTTGATCGAGTGAAGGAGATGGAGCGTCCGCAATATATCGTGGATGCTTATTTTGAACGTCACAAAACGATATTGGAATTACCTGGAGGTCAGATCGTAGATTTGGATACTGTTAAAAATATTGCAAAAGAATTGAATGAATTTGGGGTGATATTGGAAGAGGGAAAGGGGTTAAATTATTCCGGAATAGACAGTATCGTTGATAATAAAGTAGAGTATCACCGGATCGTTGTTCCGAGGGGTGGAGAGTATAATCTGAAATTAGCAGATGGAACTGATGTTTGGATGTTTGCTGATTCTGAAATTCGTTTCCCGACACGCTTTAAAGGAAATAAGCGGGAAGTATATTTGGAGGGAGAGGCTTATTTTGACGTGCATCATGACCCGGTCCATCCTTTTTATGTGAAAACAAAATCTCTTGACGTGAAGGTGTTGGGTACGAGCTTTAACGTGAAAGCGTATCGGAATGCGAGTATCGTAGAGACCTCGTTGGTTGAGGGAGTGGTGAGCGTGAAAGATAACGTGCTGCGTCCCGATATGCAGGCTACTTATCATGAAGAATCGGGAGATTTTTCTTATCGTAAGATTAAAGGAGAGAATTATCGTTTGAGGAAAGAACAGATGTTCGTGTTCGAGGAAGAGCGTCTGGATGATATTTTACAGGAGATGGCCCGTTGGTATGATTTCGAGGTGTTCTACCGGAATCCGGAGATGGCTGAAAAACGATTTGGTTTTAAATTGGAGAAGTACGAGCATGTTGATTCTCTATTGAAGATATTGGAGTTGACGGGAGAGGTGAAATTCGAGATGAATGGGAAAACGTTGATTGTGAAAGGTGTTGGTTGA
- a CDS encoding RNA polymerase sigma factor, which produces MLLYQFNKGDERAFKKLFDDFFKSSCAFVKRYIPDHGAVEDVVQETFINLWEKRGIYTDMVYFKAYLYKSLYNNALFYLRQHKISEDVDPGIEDNTETALAAIIEEEVHREIIAAIDRLPSERRRIVELSMAGHTQEEIAEKLKISVNTVKTQKRKAFAFLRAELQHLFVFFLVLLHL; this is translated from the coding sequence ATGTTATTGTACCAATTTAACAAGGGTGACGAGCGAGCCTTTAAAAAGTTGTTTGACGATTTTTTTAAATCGTCATGTGCTTTTGTTAAGCGTTATATTCCGGATCATGGGGCGGTGGAAGATGTAGTGCAAGAGACCTTTATAAATCTTTGGGAGAAGCGGGGAATTTACACGGATATGGTGTATTTTAAAGCATATCTTTATAAATCATTGTATAATAATGCTCTTTTTTATTTGCGGCAGCATAAAATAAGTGAAGACGTGGATCCCGGAATTGAAGATAATACGGAGACAGCTTTGGCGGCGATTATAGAAGAAGAAGTCCATCGTGAAATTATAGCGGCAATTGATAGATTACCCTCGGAACGAAGACGAATTGTGGAATTGAGTATGGCAGGCCACACTCAAGAAGAGATTGCTGAAAAATTGAAGATTTCAGTGAATACGGTCAAAACACAAAAAAGGAAGGCGTTTGCCTTTTTACGGGCAGAATTGCAGCATTTATTTGTTTTTTTCTTAGTTCTGTTGCATCTTTAA
- a CDS encoding DUF4163 domain-containing protein, with protein sequence MMRNCTFVVTLLALFFTGCEEATIKVGKDFLSHKTSEFDITIAYPVFTSQKAEVERGCKVVNEEISRLIDSLQNDLKAQLNQYLQKAREMKEEPMIPFELEVKDSVFMADRHYISVRLAVYTLTGGANGLTEYYAVNYSLKDKKFLNSEGILNYDRSAEIDKQIQRNFKNPENCFSEVPTLANVTTVNFSGSDICFTYAPLVLGAHYCGAAEIAVPRMLLKGDFLLK encoded by the coding sequence ATGATGAGGAATTGTACTTTTGTAGTGACATTGTTGGCCTTGTTTTTCACGGGATGCGAGGAGGCAACGATAAAAGTAGGGAAGGATTTTTTATCCCACAAGACCAGCGAGTTTGATATTACGATAGCCTATCCGGTGTTTACCTCCCAAAAAGCTGAGGTGGAACGAGGATGTAAGGTGGTGAACGAGGAAATTTCCCGGTTGATTGACAGTTTGCAAAATGATTTGAAAGCACAATTGAACCAATACCTGCAAAAGGCACGAGAGATGAAGGAAGAACCGATGATTCCGTTTGAACTGGAGGTTAAGGATAGCGTGTTCATGGCGGATCGTCATTATATCAGTGTTCGTCTTGCGGTTTACACGTTGACGGGAGGAGCTAACGGATTGACGGAATATTACGCGGTCAATTATAGTCTGAAGGACAAGAAGTTTTTGAACTCGGAGGGTATTCTGAATTATGACAGGAGTGCCGAGATTGACAAACAGATTCAACGGAATTTCAAGAATCCGGAGAATTGTTTTTCGGAAGTTCCCACGCTGGCAAATGTAACCACGGTAAACTTTTCGGGAAGTGATATTTGCTTTACTTATGCCCCGTTGGTTTTAGGGGCTCATTATTGCGGAGCGGCGGAAATAGCTGTACCTCGTATGTTATTGAAAGGTGATTTTTTGTTGAAATAG
- a CDS encoding M16 family metallopeptidase produces the protein MRGLIFTCIIFVFTVFTPLFAREGMEGLRYGKLENGLTYYVKHSEGALGRVSFYLVQNVGAILEEDHENGLAHFLEHMAFNGTTRFPDGVMPYLRGKGVFSFNAHTGVNQTVYNINDVPTADQGLVDTCLFIVKDWCSEILLKDKDIDDERGVIIEEWRSRYDVNRRLQEGAAPVVYNHTKYARRNVIGTVELLKSFPYDALREFYYKWYRPDLQCVIVVGDIDEVEYEKRVNELFGAIPARENPLERYEVEIPARADLDYMLILDPENRSKMISFHQRARRVEDLNEVERKAYSFKARIFNTIWGQRLSRIVNDNREKFVSASADFGTFVRNYNGFSLDVVPYKNQDAEAFEQVWTEWERIRRFGFTDAEMERVQEALFQELQKMESTVEKESNLYYVNVFQAHFLGGMPFLEQKEELELLKEALLEITTGDMNKWIHSWATDSSQIVVVSGNDKDYKYLTKEQILNIMAGVSKKDLKPEVVERKAPEAFDLKLQGGTIKKVKKLDRFKAEEWTLANGARVFYKHVEEGHGFFSIACSSHGGRSVVAAEDLPTLDAMQALTLKSGIYKYDLNTLKELVQGKQVRLNMMLSDYTEGFGGSTRADNAELLFQLFYLMFEEPRFEKPQFDKYVERAKYMYENRRLTPQDLVQDSIRKLTTRTDERNRDLGAAYFDKMNFDRLEPLYRECFSNAKEFTFCIVGDIDREEAVRLTNEYIGSLPSRKGKKEEYIIRNYDVGTDTISHVFTVAMPGDKGMVNLMLENNAKFSDKEQLALNIWGQMLRNRLFAIVREQESATYGVNVEANSITFPYRKATMMIGFETQRDKVERMKEMIYKELDRSQHELFTQEELTPILVSIKLSRSQADENIGIDYWMNVLNTYAEYGEDVTDHSDKLLEGMTVEDVRDVVWKFLKKVKVRDWVIKSEEADPLSDWEK, from the coding sequence ATGAGGGGATTAATTTTTACATGTATCATTTTTGTTTTCACGGTATTCACCCCTTTGTTTGCGCGGGAAGGTATGGAGGGATTGCGTTACGGAAAGCTGGAGAACGGCTTGACCTATTACGTGAAGCATTCCGAGGGAGCCTTGGGACGGGTGAGTTTTTACCTGGTACAGAACGTGGGCGCTATCCTGGAGGAGGATCATGAGAATGGTTTGGCTCATTTCCTGGAGCATATGGCGTTTAACGGGACGACTCGTTTCCCGGACGGGGTAATGCCCTACTTGAGGGGAAAAGGCGTTTTTTCCTTTAACGCTCACACGGGAGTGAACCAGACCGTGTATAATATTAATGATGTGCCGACGGCGGATCAAGGATTGGTGGATACCTGCCTGTTTATCGTGAAAGACTGGTGTAGTGAGATATTATTGAAGGATAAAGATATTGACGACGAGCGGGGAGTGATTATCGAGGAGTGGAGAAGTCGTTACGATGTGAACCGACGTTTGCAGGAGGGAGCGGCTCCCGTGGTGTATAATCACACGAAATATGCCCGGCGTAACGTGATCGGTACGGTGGAATTGCTGAAGAGTTTCCCGTACGATGCGTTGCGGGAGTTTTACTATAAATGGTATCGTCCTGATTTGCAGTGCGTGATCGTGGTGGGAGATATTGACGAAGTGGAGTACGAGAAACGGGTGAACGAGTTGTTCGGGGCCATTCCGGCACGGGAGAACCCGCTGGAACGTTACGAGGTGGAGATTCCCGCTCGTGCGGACTTGGATTACATGTTAATCCTAGACCCGGAGAACCGTTCGAAGATGATCTCTTTCCATCAGCGGGCACGCCGGGTGGAGGACTTGAACGAGGTGGAACGCAAGGCCTACTCGTTTAAGGCTCGTATCTTTAATACCATTTGGGGGCAACGGCTTTCCCGTATCGTGAACGATAATCGGGAGAAGTTCGTGAGTGCATCGGCAGATTTCGGTACTTTCGTGCGAAACTATAACGGGTTTTCGCTAGACGTGGTTCCTTACAAAAATCAGGATGCCGAGGCTTTCGAGCAGGTGTGGACGGAATGGGAACGGATTCGTCGTTTCGGGTTCACGGATGCCGAGATGGAACGGGTGCAGGAGGCTCTTTTCCAGGAGTTGCAGAAGATGGAGAGTACCGTGGAGAAAGAGAGTAACCTGTATTACGTGAATGTGTTCCAGGCTCATTTCCTGGGCGGGATGCCTTTCCTCGAACAGAAAGAGGAGCTTGAGTTGTTGAAAGAGGCTTTGCTGGAGATCACGACCGGGGATATGAACAAGTGGATACACTCGTGGGCCACGGATTCGAGCCAGATCGTGGTGGTGTCCGGTAATGACAAGGATTACAAGTATCTGACGAAAGAGCAGATCCTGAATATCATGGCAGGGGTGAGTAAAAAAGACTTGAAGCCGGAAGTCGTGGAGCGTAAAGCCCCGGAGGCGTTCGACTTGAAGTTGCAAGGGGGGACGATCAAGAAAGTGAAAAAGTTGGATCGTTTCAAGGCGGAAGAGTGGACGCTGGCGAATGGAGCCCGGGTGTTCTACAAGCACGTGGAGGAGGGACACGGTTTTTTCTCGATAGCTTGTAGTAGTCATGGTGGTCGTTCTGTAGTGGCTGCCGAGGATCTGCCGACGCTGGATGCGATGCAGGCCTTGACGTTAAAATCCGGGATATACAAGTATGACCTTAACACGTTGAAAGAACTCGTGCAAGGGAAACAGGTGCGGTTGAACATGATGTTGAGCGATTACACGGAGGGATTCGGCGGTAGCACGAGAGCGGATAACGCCGAGTTGCTGTTCCAGTTGTTCTACTTGATGTTTGAAGAACCTCGTTTCGAGAAGCCGCAGTTTGATAAGTACGTGGAACGGGCTAAATACATGTACGAGAATCGTCGTCTGACACCCCAGGATCTGGTGCAGGATTCGATCCGAAAACTGACGACCCGCACGGACGAACGTAACCGGGATTTGGGTGCTGCTTATTTCGACAAGATGAATTTCGATCGGTTGGAACCGCTTTACCGGGAATGTTTCTCGAATGCGAAAGAGTTCACGTTCTGTATCGTGGGTGACATTGACCGGGAGGAGGCCGTTCGCCTGACAAACGAGTATATCGGTTCTTTACCTTCCCGTAAGGGAAAGAAAGAGGAGTACATCATTCGTAACTACGATGTTGGCACGGACACGATTTCCCATGTGTTCACGGTGGCTATGCCCGGTGACAAGGGTATGGTGAACCTGATGTTGGAGAATAATGCTAAATTTTCAGACAAAGAACAGTTGGCGTTGAATATCTGGGGACAGATGTTACGCAACCGTTTGTTCGCTATCGTCCGGGAACAGGAGAGTGCGACGTATGGCGTTAATGTTGAAGCGAATAGCATTACGTTCCCTTATCGTAAGGCGACGATGATGATCGGCTTCGAGACGCAACGCGACAAGGTGGAACGCATGAAAGAGATGATTTACAAAGAACTGGATAGAAGTCAGCACGAACTCTTTACACAAGAGGAGTTGACCCCGATTCTAGTTTCCATCAAGCTTTCCCGCTCGCAAGCGGACGAGAATATCGGCATCGACTATTGGATGAACGTGTTGAACACGTATGCAGAGTACGGAGAGGATGTTACTGACCATAGTGACAAGCTACTGGAGGGCATGACTGTCGAGGATGTGCGTGACGTGGTGTGGAAGTTCTTGAAGAAAGTGAAAGTAAGAGATTGGGTAATAAAATCAGAAGAGGCGGACCCGCTTTCTGATTGGGAAAAATAG